Genomic segment of bacterium:
CATCATCATCCGGTGGATTTCACCAACATCGCCGATCTGGCACGCCAGGCGGCGGCACAGGTGGTCAACGCCCCGGCAATCGCGCTCTAGGCGACAGCTTCCACGGCCGTTACTTCCGGCACGTAATATTTCAGCATGTTTTCGACGCCGTTTTTCAAGGTCATGGTCGAGCTCGGACAGCTTGAGCAGGCCCCGCGCAGCGTCAGCTGCACCACACCGTTCACAAAGCCGCGAAAGATAATATCCCCGCCATCCTGCGCCACAGCCGGACGCACGCGGGTTTCGATCAGCTCCCGAATCTGCTGCACCACGGGGTCGTCACTGTCGATGCTTGGCGCCTCATCCTCTTGAACCGCCTGCCCGGTCAGCAGATGCTCCATCATCATGGTCAGCGCCAGCGGCTTCACCACGTCCCAGCTTGCGGCATCTTTCTTCGTCACGGTAATGAAATCCAGCCCGAAGAAAACGGACTCCACCTCATCCATCTCCAGCAACTCCACCGCCAGCTGGGACTTTCCTTTTGCTTCTTCCGCGCTGCTGTACATGGCCGTGCCCTTGTCCATCACCACCACATCGGGCATGAACTTAATGGCATTGGGATTGGGGGTGGATTCTGTCTGGATGAACATGGCAACACTCTTCTTTTCTCTAAAATGTCATTCCAGCGAAAGCTGGAATCCAGCTTACCGCTCATCATTTCCTAGCTCGGCTTTACGCAGGCACATGGATTCCAGCTTTCGCTGGAATGACGATACCGTATCCGGCATCACTCCCTATATAAGCTCAAATAATAGGAATGCCAACTCACGCGAATGCCTTCCGCATCGGCAAAATGCCGTTCATAAGTTTCCGCCAGCTGCTGAAAGTCTCCCGGTGTCAGGCGCCCCGGGCTGTCATTGCGCTTGCCGCCCGCGCCGATCCCTTTGAGATGCTCGGCGAATACCGCAAAATTCCCATAATGCTCGATATGCGTCGCCAGTTCCGCTTCCAGCACCTTGAACCCCGCATTACGCGCCGCATTCTGCCAGG
This window contains:
- a CDS encoding NifU family protein, with amino-acid sequence MFIQTESTPNPNAIKFMPDVVVMDKGTAMYSSAEEAKGKSQLAVELLEMDEVESVFFGLDFITVTKKDAASWDVVKPLALTMMMEHLLTGQAVQEDEAPSIDSDDPVVQQIRELIETRVRPAVAQDGGDIIFRGFVNGVVQLTLRGACSSCPSSTMTLKNGVENMLKYYVPEVTAVEAVA